One stretch of Corvus moneduloides isolate bCorMon1 chromosome 16, bCorMon1.pri, whole genome shotgun sequence DNA includes these proteins:
- the TBC1D24 gene encoding TBC1 domain family member 24 isoform X2 gives MDEYSRFVDWDKMDVSAQSQDTKELTCTDFHELKQLARQGYWAKNHSLRAKVYHKLISNIPCRTVTPDANVYRDIVVKIIGKRSSSSLPLPEFVDNSLIPTYCLNAEGIGAVRKIILCISNQFPDISFCPALPSVIALLLHYSKDEAECFEQVCRILACNDPSKRLIDQTFLAFESSCMTFGDLVNKYCQAAHKLMVAVSEDVLEVYSDWQRWLFGELPMAYIARVFDVFLVEGYKVLYRVALALLKFFHKVRAGQPMESDSIQQDIRAFVRDIAKSVSPERLLEKAFAIRLFSRKEIQLLQMANEKALQQKGITVKQKRQNVHLAVHAENFKSEIVSVKEMRDIWSWIPERFALCQPLLLFTTLEHGCSLSRFYSHSEGHEPTLLLIKTTAKEVCGAYLSTDWSERRRGGNKLSFFGTGECFVFRLQPEVERYEWVIIKHPELASTGSETENHTQPASSTLSSSSIPSDPSDRLSPFLAARHFNLPSKTASMFMAGSSECIIVGGGDGQALYLDADLNHGRTSHCNTFNNQPLCSESFQISILEVWGFRDTMNG, from the exons ATGGATGAATACAGCCGCTTTGTGGACTGGGACAAAATGGATGTAAGTGCCCAGAGCCAGGATACAAAAGAGCTCACCTGCACGGACTTCCACGAGCTCAAGCAGCTGGCCCGGCAGGGCTATTGGGCCAAAAACCACTCTCTGAGAGCCAAAGTGTACCACAAACTCATCAGCAATATCCCATGCCGCACAGTGACCCCGGATGCAAACGTGTACCGGGACATCGTGGTGAAGATCATAGGAAAacgcagcagcagctcccttccACTGCCGGAGTTCGTGGACAACAGCCTGATCCCCACGTACTGCCTGAACGCCGAGGGCATCGGGGCCGTGAGGAAAATCATTCTGTGCATCTCCAATCAGTTCCCGGACATCTCGTTCTGCCCCGCGCTGCCCTCGGTGATCGCGCTGCTCCTGCACTACAGCAAGGACGAGGCCGAGTGCTTCGAGCAGGTCTGTCGCATCCTGGCTTGCAACGACCCATCCAAGCGGCTCATCGACCAGACCTTCCTGGCCTTCGAGTCCTCCTGCATGACCTTTGGGGACCTGGTGAACAAGTACTGCCAGGCAGCCCACAAGCTGATGGTGGCCGTGTCCGAAGACGTGCTGGAGGTGTATTCGGACTGGCAGCGGTGGCTCTTCGGAGAGCTGCCCATGGCATACATCGCACGGGTCTTCGACGTCTTCCTGGTGGAAGGGTACAAAGTTCTCTATCGTGTCGCACTGGCTCTTCTGAAATTCTTTCATAAAGTCAGAGCTGGGCAGCCCATGGAGTCTGACAGCATCCAGCAGGACATTCGAGCCTTCGTGAGGGACATCGCCAAGTCAGTGTCCCCGGAGAGGCTCCTGGAAAAGGCCTTTGCTATCCGCCTTTTCTCTCGGAAGGAGATCCAACTCCTGCAGATGGCCAACGAGAAGGCTTTGCAGCAGAAGGGCATCACGGTCAAACAGAAAAG GCAGAATGTGCACTTGGCAGTTCATGCTGAGAACTTCAAGTCAGAAATTGTCAGTGTGAAGGAGATGCGGGATATCTGGTCGTGGATCCCAGAGCGATTTGCACTgtgccagcccctcctgctTTTCACCACCTTGGAACATGGCTGTAGTCTGAGCAG GTTCTATTCCCACAGCGAGGGACATGAACCAACTCTGCTCCTCATCAAGACAACAGCAAAAGAG GTCTGTGGGGCTTACCTGTCCACTGACTGGAGCGAGCGCCGGCGAGGAGGGAACAAGCTGAGTTTCTTTGGAACTGGGGAGTGCTTTGTGTTTAGG ctgcagccagaagtGGAACGCTACGAGTGGGTGATCATAAAGCACCCAGAGCTGGCCTCGACTGGATCAGAGACAGAAAACCACACCCAACCAGCTTCCAGCACCCTTtcttccagcagcatcccctcAGACCCCTCAGATCGCCTTTCTCCCTTCTTAGCAGCTCGGCACTTCAACTTGCCTTCCAAAACAGCCTCCATGTTCATGGCTGGCAGCAGCGAGTGCATCATTGTAG
- the TBC1D24 gene encoding TBC1 domain family member 24 isoform X1: MDEYSRFVDWDKMDVSAQSQDTKELTCTDFHELKQLARQGYWAKNHSLRAKVYHKLISNIPCRTVTPDANVYRDIVVKIIGKRSSSSLPLPEFVDNSLIPTYCLNAEGIGAVRKIILCISNQFPDISFCPALPSVIALLLHYSKDEAECFEQVCRILACNDPSKRLIDQTFLAFESSCMTFGDLVNKYCQAAHKLMVAVSEDVLEVYSDWQRWLFGELPMAYIARVFDVFLVEGYKVLYRVALALLKFFHKVRAGQPMESDSIQQDIRAFVRDIAKSVSPERLLEKAFAIRLFSRKEIQLLQMANEKALQQKGITVKQKSLAPPKRQNVHLAVHAENFKSEIVSVKEMRDIWSWIPERFALCQPLLLFTTLEHGCSLSRFYSHSEGHEPTLLLIKTTAKEVCGAYLSTDWSERRRGGNKLSFFGTGECFVFRLQPEVERYEWVIIKHPELASTGSETENHTQPASSTLSSSSIPSDPSDRLSPFLAARHFNLPSKTASMFMAGSSECIIVGGGDGQALYLDADLNHGRTSHCNTFNNQPLCSESFQISILEVWGFRDTMNG; the protein is encoded by the exons ATGGATGAATACAGCCGCTTTGTGGACTGGGACAAAATGGATGTAAGTGCCCAGAGCCAGGATACAAAAGAGCTCACCTGCACGGACTTCCACGAGCTCAAGCAGCTGGCCCGGCAGGGCTATTGGGCCAAAAACCACTCTCTGAGAGCCAAAGTGTACCACAAACTCATCAGCAATATCCCATGCCGCACAGTGACCCCGGATGCAAACGTGTACCGGGACATCGTGGTGAAGATCATAGGAAAacgcagcagcagctcccttccACTGCCGGAGTTCGTGGACAACAGCCTGATCCCCACGTACTGCCTGAACGCCGAGGGCATCGGGGCCGTGAGGAAAATCATTCTGTGCATCTCCAATCAGTTCCCGGACATCTCGTTCTGCCCCGCGCTGCCCTCGGTGATCGCGCTGCTCCTGCACTACAGCAAGGACGAGGCCGAGTGCTTCGAGCAGGTCTGTCGCATCCTGGCTTGCAACGACCCATCCAAGCGGCTCATCGACCAGACCTTCCTGGCCTTCGAGTCCTCCTGCATGACCTTTGGGGACCTGGTGAACAAGTACTGCCAGGCAGCCCACAAGCTGATGGTGGCCGTGTCCGAAGACGTGCTGGAGGTGTATTCGGACTGGCAGCGGTGGCTCTTCGGAGAGCTGCCCATGGCATACATCGCACGGGTCTTCGACGTCTTCCTGGTGGAAGGGTACAAAGTTCTCTATCGTGTCGCACTGGCTCTTCTGAAATTCTTTCATAAAGTCAGAGCTGGGCAGCCCATGGAGTCTGACAGCATCCAGCAGGACATTCGAGCCTTCGTGAGGGACATCGCCAAGTCAGTGTCCCCGGAGAGGCTCCTGGAAAAGGCCTTTGCTATCCGCCTTTTCTCTCGGAAGGAGATCCAACTCCTGCAGATGGCCAACGAGAAGGCTTTGCAGCAGAAGGGCATCACGGTCAAACAGAAAAG TCTTGCACCTCCCAAAAG GCAGAATGTGCACTTGGCAGTTCATGCTGAGAACTTCAAGTCAGAAATTGTCAGTGTGAAGGAGATGCGGGATATCTGGTCGTGGATCCCAGAGCGATTTGCACTgtgccagcccctcctgctTTTCACCACCTTGGAACATGGCTGTAGTCTGAGCAG GTTCTATTCCCACAGCGAGGGACATGAACCAACTCTGCTCCTCATCAAGACAACAGCAAAAGAG GTCTGTGGGGCTTACCTGTCCACTGACTGGAGCGAGCGCCGGCGAGGAGGGAACAAGCTGAGTTTCTTTGGAACTGGGGAGTGCTTTGTGTTTAGG ctgcagccagaagtGGAACGCTACGAGTGGGTGATCATAAAGCACCCAGAGCTGGCCTCGACTGGATCAGAGACAGAAAACCACACCCAACCAGCTTCCAGCACCCTTtcttccagcagcatcccctcAGACCCCTCAGATCGCCTTTCTCCCTTCTTAGCAGCTCGGCACTTCAACTTGCCTTCCAAAACAGCCTCCATGTTCATGGCTGGCAGCAGCGAGTGCATCATTGTAG